A region of Modestobacter marinus DNA encodes the following proteins:
- a CDS encoding glycoside hydrolase family 1 protein: MTAPAQFPDGFLWGTATAAHQVEGGNVNNDHWEMEHAPHSPFAEPSGDACDSWHRWSDDLDLVAGAGLTTYRFSLEWSRIEPAEGEVSRAALDHYRRIVDGCRDRGLAPIATLVHFTMPRWMMHDGGWTGPKAGDRVARFTELALPAVADAEYVATINEPNLMAVQPVIGAMARRGEEIRGLPVPDQGVAEALIGLHRRSMEVLRGAGSAPAGMTLVGLEYIDEGGQEHLQTARAAMMDQFLHAAAGDDFVGLQIYTAQRFGTDGLIAPPADRQTLAHGMERRPEALGAAIRYASSVLPETPLIVTENGIATADDADRIAFTTDALRGLAEAIADGADVRGYVHWSLLDNFEWMLGFAPTFGLVAVDRETFARTPKPSLAWLGDVAKRNGLA, from the coding sequence ATGACCGCACCTGCACAGTTCCCCGACGGCTTCCTCTGGGGGACGGCCACCGCCGCGCACCAGGTCGAGGGCGGCAACGTGAACAACGACCACTGGGAGATGGAGCACGCGCCGCACTCCCCCTTCGCGGAGCCCAGCGGCGACGCCTGCGACTCGTGGCACCGGTGGTCCGACGACCTCGACCTGGTCGCCGGGGCCGGGCTCACCACCTACCGGTTCAGCCTGGAGTGGAGCCGGATCGAGCCGGCCGAGGGCGAGGTCTCCCGCGCGGCGCTGGACCACTACCGCCGGATCGTCGACGGCTGCCGGGACCGAGGGCTGGCCCCGATCGCCACGCTGGTCCACTTCACGATGCCGCGCTGGATGATGCACGACGGCGGCTGGACCGGGCCGAAGGCCGGTGACCGGGTCGCCCGGTTCACCGAGCTCGCCCTGCCGGCCGTCGCCGACGCCGAGTACGTGGCCACGATCAACGAGCCGAACCTGATGGCGGTGCAGCCGGTGATCGGCGCGATGGCCCGCCGCGGTGAGGAGATCCGGGGCCTGCCGGTGCCCGACCAGGGCGTCGCGGAGGCGCTGATCGGCCTGCACCGCCGCAGCATGGAGGTGCTCCGGGGCGCCGGGTCCGCGCCGGCGGGGATGACCCTGGTGGGGCTGGAGTACATCGACGAGGGCGGCCAGGAGCACCTGCAGACGGCGCGCGCCGCGATGATGGACCAGTTCCTGCACGCCGCCGCCGGCGACGACTTCGTCGGGCTGCAGATCTACACGGCCCAGCGGTTCGGCACCGACGGGCTGATCGCCCCGCCTGCCGACCGGCAGACCCTGGCCCACGGCATGGAGCGCCGGCCGGAGGCCCTCGGTGCGGCGATCCGGTACGCGTCCTCGGTGCTGCCGGAGACCCCGCTGATCGTCACCGAGAACGGCATCGCCACCGCCGACGACGCCGACCGGATCGCCTTCACCACCGACGCGCTCCGCGGCCTGGCCGAGGCGATCGCCGACGGCGCCGACGTGCGCGGCTACGTGCACTGGAGCCTGCTGGACAACTTCGAGTGGATGCTCGGCTTCGCACCCACCTTCGGTCTGGTCGCCGTCGACCGGGAGACGTTCGCCCGCACCCCCAAGCCGAGCCTGGCCTGGCTGGGCGACGTCGCGAAGCGCAACGGCCTCGCCTGA
- a CDS encoding quercetin 2,3-dioxygenase, which yields MSFEYLIDPAKGPQWQGVLPGKPQPYVLRSGEGEHAKLFGDVFTVLLSGDETGNQFGIITSASPAGDVIPTHSHNETHETFYVLEGKVRLFFQDAEGAKQSQLLTPGDFGYVPAGFAHAYQIVEDARMMGTLSGGFERFFQHMGTPTDSTAPDQPPFIPDFPRMQAAAQQHNMQFMRDFEWPEPTA from the coding sequence ATGAGCTTCGAGTACCTGATCGACCCCGCGAAGGGCCCGCAGTGGCAGGGCGTGCTGCCCGGCAAGCCGCAGCCCTACGTGCTCCGCAGCGGCGAGGGCGAGCACGCCAAGCTGTTCGGCGACGTGTTCACCGTGCTGCTCTCCGGCGACGAGACCGGCAACCAGTTCGGCATCATCACCAGCGCCTCCCCCGCCGGCGACGTCATCCCCACCCACTCGCACAACGAGACCCACGAGACGTTCTACGTGCTCGAGGGCAAGGTGCGGCTGTTCTTCCAGGACGCCGAGGGCGCCAAGCAGTCGCAGCTGCTCACCCCCGGGGACTTCGGCTACGTGCCGGCCGGCTTCGCCCACGCGTACCAGATCGTCGAGGACGCCCGGATGATGGGCACGCTGTCCGGCGGCTTCGAGCGGTTCTTCCAGCACATGGGCACCCCGACCGACTCCACGGCCCCGGACCAGCCGCCGTTCATCCCGGACTTCCCGCGCATGCAGGCCGCGGCGCAGCAGCACAACATGCAGTTCATGCGCGACTTCGAGTGGCCCGAGCCCACCGCCTGA
- a CDS encoding alpha/beta hydrolase gives MPTPALPLPPPAHEAPLPPPRTGAGGVRVLSGVPFAALPGARPLELDLYLPAEDGPAPVVVFLHGGGWRLGSRRSAGPAYREADPTPFEAVAQAGVAVASVDYRLSGEAVWPAQLHDAKAAVRWLRSRAAELGVDADRVAAWGESAGGHLAELLGLVTDPALEGEVGVTGPSSAVSAVAAWYAPSDVAAVATDIGNDPAAPDSREAQLLGAPVSTVPELAAQAGPLTHASPSAPPFLLLHGRADRFVPCVQSERLAGLLPDVQLHTYDGADHMWLGAPDAATDALARTVAFLRRHLIDEGDRA, from the coding sequence GTGCCCACGCCTGCCCTCCCGCTCCCACCACCCGCCCACGAGGCGCCCCTGCCCCCGCCCCGCACCGGGGCCGGCGGCGTCCGGGTGCTGTCCGGCGTGCCCTTCGCGGCACTGCCCGGCGCCCGGCCGCTCGAGCTCGACCTGTACCTCCCGGCCGAGGACGGCCCGGCACCGGTCGTGGTGTTCCTGCACGGCGGCGGGTGGCGGCTGGGCAGCCGGCGCAGCGCGGGGCCGGCCTACCGGGAGGCGGACCCGACGCCGTTCGAGGCCGTCGCCCAGGCCGGGGTCGCCGTGGCCAGCGTCGACTACCGGCTGTCGGGGGAGGCGGTGTGGCCGGCGCAGCTGCACGACGCCAAGGCCGCCGTCCGGTGGCTGCGCTCCCGCGCCGCCGAGCTGGGGGTCGACGCCGACCGGGTCGCCGCCTGGGGGGAGTCGGCCGGCGGCCACCTGGCCGAGCTGCTGGGCCTGGTGACCGACCCCGCCCTCGAGGGCGAGGTCGGCGTCACCGGCCCGTCGTCCGCGGTCTCCGCCGTGGCCGCCTGGTACGCACCGAGCGACGTCGCGGCGGTGGCGACCGACATCGGCAACGACCCCGCCGCCCCGGACAGCCGCGAGGCGCAGCTGCTCGGTGCGCCGGTGTCCACCGTCCCCGAGCTGGCCGCGCAGGCCGGCCCACTCACACACGCCTCCCCCAGCGCACCGCCGTTCCTGCTGCTGCACGGCCGGGCCGACCGGTTCGTCCCCTGCGTGCAGAGCGAGCGGCTGGCCGGACTGCTGCCCGACGTGCAGCTGCACACCTACGACGGCGCCGACCACATGTGGCTCGGCGCCCCGGACGCGGCCACCGACGCGCTGGCCCGCACCGTCGCCTTCCTGCGGCGCCACCTGATCGACGAAGGAGACCGGGCATGA
- a CDS encoding fumarylacetoacetate hydrolase family protein produces MRTVGIRRDGGGVQVAALSDDGASVTVVAGLEDFWTDAAGHLSREPGGETLAAADVEFVPPVLPGARVVCIGLNYLKHVAEGSFAGQEIPPYPTLFARWTASLTVDGAEVPVPAEEDGLDWEGEVVAYVGSTLVDATPEDALAAVVGYSTFNDLTSRRAQKLTSQWILGKNGDRSGPLGPLVPAAEVGDLREGLRVQTRVNGETVQDGRTDEMVYTVGDTLSLISRTFTLRPGDLLATGTPSGVGYARTPPWLLQPGDVVEVEVDHLGVLRNTVVGNSARGEAARGVR; encoded by the coding sequence ATGAGGACAGTCGGCATCCGCCGGGACGGCGGCGGGGTGCAGGTCGCCGCGCTCTCCGACGACGGCGCCTCGGTCACCGTCGTGGCCGGACTGGAGGACTTCTGGACCGACGCCGCCGGGCACCTGTCCCGCGAGCCCGGCGGGGAGACGCTCGCTGCGGCCGACGTCGAGTTCGTGCCGCCGGTGCTGCCCGGCGCCCGGGTGGTCTGCATCGGGCTGAACTACCTCAAGCACGTCGCCGAGGGCAGCTTCGCCGGCCAGGAGATCCCGCCCTACCCGACGCTGTTCGCCCGCTGGACCGCCTCGCTCACCGTGGACGGCGCCGAGGTGCCGGTGCCGGCCGAGGAGGACGGGCTGGACTGGGAGGGCGAGGTGGTGGCCTACGTGGGCAGCACCCTGGTCGACGCCACCCCCGAGGACGCACTGGCCGCCGTCGTCGGCTACTCCACCTTCAACGACCTCACCTCGCGGCGGGCGCAGAAGCTGACCAGCCAGTGGATCCTCGGCAAGAACGGCGACCGCTCCGGCCCGCTCGGGCCGCTCGTGCCGGCCGCCGAGGTCGGCGACCTGCGCGAGGGCCTGCGGGTGCAGACCCGGGTCAACGGCGAGACCGTCCAGGACGGGCGCACCGACGAGATGGTCTACACCGTCGGCGACACCCTCTCCCTGATCTCCCGGACGTTCACGCTGCGCCCCGGCGACCTGCTGGCCACCGGCACGCCGTCGGGGGTCGGCTACGCCCGGACGCCGCCGTGGCTGCTGCAACCCGGCGACGTCGTCGAGGTCGAGGTGGACCACCTGGGCGTGCTGCGGAACACCGTCGTCGGGAACTCCGCACGGGGAGAGGCTGCCCGCGGTGTCCGGTGA